One region of Terricaulis silvestris genomic DNA includes:
- a CDS encoding cystathionine gamma-synthase, which yields MHYDNKRFGTRCIHAGQQPDPSTGAIMTPVYQNSTYIQQSPGVIIDDYDYARSSNPTRKALEANLASLEGGRHGLMFASGLAAQAACIHLLSAGDHVVLSDDVYGGTYRQYDKVFKQFGITYTRADMTDMNATESAFTSKTKLVWLETPTNPLLKVIDIAAVARLAKTKGALTAVDNTFATPVLTNPLALGADIVSHSCTKYIGGHSDVIGGALICNDDDLAQRLRFTQNAVGAVSAPWDSFLLLRSTKTLHIRLQRHCENAAKIADFLAEQKQIERVVYPGREDHPQHAIAKKQMTGGYGGMITAYFKDGLEPARRFLERVKLFSLAESLGGVESLIEHPAIMTHASVEPHLREQIGLSDGLVRFSVGIEDVEDLLADIQEALG from the coding sequence ATGCATTACGACAACAAACGCTTCGGCACGCGCTGCATCCACGCCGGCCAGCAACCCGACCCAAGCACCGGCGCCATCATGACGCCGGTTTATCAAAACTCGACCTACATCCAGCAAAGCCCGGGCGTGATCATCGACGATTACGATTACGCGCGCTCATCGAATCCAACGCGCAAGGCGCTCGAAGCCAATCTCGCGTCGCTCGAAGGGGGGCGTCACGGCTTGATGTTCGCCTCTGGCCTCGCTGCGCAAGCGGCGTGCATTCACTTGCTGTCAGCCGGCGATCACGTTGTGCTGTCCGACGACGTCTATGGCGGCACCTATCGCCAGTACGACAAGGTCTTCAAGCAGTTCGGCATCACCTACACCCGCGCCGACATGACCGACATGAACGCCACCGAATCCGCGTTCACCTCGAAAACCAAGTTGGTTTGGCTCGAAACGCCAACCAATCCGCTTCTGAAGGTCATCGACATCGCCGCCGTCGCGCGCCTGGCCAAAACCAAAGGCGCGCTCACCGCCGTCGACAACACCTTCGCCACGCCAGTGCTCACCAATCCGCTCGCGCTCGGCGCCGACATAGTCAGCCATTCCTGCACCAAATACATCGGCGGCCATTCCGACGTGATCGGCGGTGCGCTCATTTGCAACGACGACGATCTCGCCCAACGCCTCCGCTTCACGCAAAACGCCGTCGGCGCCGTGTCTGCGCCGTGGGACAGCTTCCTGCTGCTGCGTTCCACCAAGACGCTGCACATTCGCCTGCAGCGCCACTGCGAGAACGCCGCGAAGATCGCCGACTTCCTCGCTGAGCAGAAGCAAATCGAGCGCGTCGTCTATCCTGGCCGCGAAGATCACCCGCAGCATGCCATCGCCAAAAAGCAAATGACCGGCGGCTATGGCGGCATGATCACCGCTTACTTCAAAGACGGCCTCGAACCCGCGCGCCGCTTCCTCGAACGCGTGAAACTGTTCTCGCTGGCGGAATCCCTCGGTGGCGTCGAAAGCCTGATCGAACATCCCGCGATCATGACGCACGCCTCAGTCGAGCCGCACCTGCGCGAACAGATCGGCCTGAGCGACGGCCTCGTCCGCTTCTCCGTCGGCATCGAGGACGTCGAAGACCTGCTCGCCGACATCCAGGAAGCGCTGGGCTAA
- a CDS encoding pyridoxal-phosphate dependent enzyme gives MKLKPNILAAIGNTPLVKLNKVVPEGAAEVWVKCEYLNPAGSIKDRMAAYIVERAEEAGLLKPGGLIVENTSGNTGQGLAMAAAIKGYRCIFTMPDKMSKEKQDSLKAYGAEVIITPTDVPGDSPEHYVNVAKKIAEDTPGAFYVDQYHSEWNIDAHYHSTGKEIFEDTDGGKFDAFVGGTGTGGTVSGVGRYFKEHAPNVKIIGADPLGSVHYHLFHTKTLPTAHVYMVEGIGEDIECRAMDFSVVDDMRQVNDRDSFVMARRLVREEGMFVGGSSGSNVHVAVEIAKELGPGKVVITVLPDHGNRYVSKFLNDNWMKEHGFTETERELGFVEELMKGLKSRPITANADAPLRDVVNLMRENGVSQIPLIERGKLNAIVHESDILQKMQKREFDLNAPAKSVSSPIGGLIYPKARIEELFHIFAADNVAVVVDSSNVVGVISKIDLIEYLSARR, from the coding sequence ATGAAACTGAAACCCAACATTCTCGCCGCGATCGGCAACACGCCGCTCGTCAAACTCAACAAGGTCGTGCCCGAAGGCGCCGCCGAAGTTTGGGTCAAGTGCGAGTACCTCAATCCCGCCGGCTCGATCAAAGACCGCATGGCCGCCTACATCGTCGAGCGCGCCGAAGAGGCAGGCCTTCTGAAGCCCGGCGGGCTGATTGTTGAAAACACCTCCGGCAACACCGGCCAGGGCCTCGCCATGGCCGCCGCGATCAAGGGCTATCGCTGCATCTTCACGATGCCGGACAAGATGAGCAAAGAGAAACAAGACTCGCTCAAAGCCTACGGCGCCGAAGTCATCATCACGCCGACCGACGTCCCCGGTGACTCCCCCGAACACTATGTCAACGTCGCCAAGAAGATCGCCGAAGACACGCCGGGCGCCTTCTACGTCGATCAGTACCACTCAGAGTGGAACATCGACGCGCACTACCATTCCACCGGCAAAGAAATCTTCGAGGACACCGACGGCGGCAAGTTCGACGCCTTCGTCGGCGGCACCGGCACCGGCGGCACGGTCTCGGGCGTCGGCCGCTACTTCAAAGAGCACGCGCCGAACGTGAAGATCATCGGCGCCGACCCGCTGGGCTCGGTGCACTACCATCTCTTCCACACCAAGACGCTGCCGACCGCGCACGTCTACATGGTCGAAGGCATCGGCGAAGACATCGAATGCCGCGCCATGGATTTCTCCGTCGTCGACGACATGCGCCAAGTGAACGACCGCGACAGCTTCGTCATGGCGCGCCGTCTCGTGCGCGAAGAGGGCATGTTCGTCGGCGGCTCGTCGGGCTCGAATGTCCACGTCGCCGTCGAAATCGCCAAGGAGCTCGGTCCGGGCAAGGTGGTCATCACCGTGCTGCCAGATCACGGCAACCGCTACGTCTCCAAATTCTTGAACGACAATTGGATGAAGGAGCACGGTTTCACCGAAACCGAGCGCGAGCTGGGCTTCGTCGAAGAGCTGATGAAGGGGCTCAAGTCCCGTCCGATCACCGCCAACGCTGACGCGCCGCTCCGGGACGTCGTCAATCTGATGCGCGAGAACGGCGTCAGCCAAATTCCGCTGATCGAACGCGGCAAGCTCAACGCCATCGTCCACGAGAGCGATATTCTCCAGAAGATGCAAAAGCGCGAGTTTGATCTCAACGCACCCGCCAAATCGGTGTCGTCGCCGATCGGCGGCCTGATCTACCCGAAAGCGCGGATCGAGGAGCTCTTCCACATCTTCGCCGCCGACAACGTCGCCGTCGTCGTCGATTCCTCCAACGTCGTCGGCGTCATCTCCAAGATCGACTTGATCGAATACCTTTCGGCCAGACGTTGA
- a CDS encoding cation:proton antiporter — protein MVLFEWTLVLLFFAVLVTGFSRRIGVPYPSLLALAGGALAFLPAGPEIAIDPELALALFVAPVLLDAAFDTSPRDLKRNLAPLLSLVFVMVALTVAAVAFVGWKWGGLPIAAAIALGAIVAPPDAVAASAVLGSLKLPRRITQILQGESLFNDAPALLIYRFAVSAAVGGFTWASAGPAIAIAGVGSVIAGFALAHIYTFATRRITDAASSTVMTFVCTFGVWILAEHLHLSAIITMVVYAMTLAATIPLNTSARLRVSTYSVWETVIFVLNVLAFVIMGLQVRPILARLQGAELEQALWFSGAVLATVIIIRIVYVMSYGVAVRAKNRMFGVHLSDGLEPPTVRGGLLVSWCGMRGLVTLATAFALPQAFPGRDLIVLSAFVVVIGTLVVQGLTLKPLLSLLKFGADNVVEQEVSRGRVAIMQTALDALANNESEEAALARAAYTAAKTIAGSKTPQAATKYEKLKLKIIPKQRAKLSEMRESGEISDEAFHRLEEELDWAELSAAPAGHFQPLTTD, from the coding sequence ATGGTCCTGTTCGAATGGACCCTCGTTCTGCTGTTCTTCGCCGTCCTCGTGACCGGCTTCTCGCGCCGCATCGGCGTGCCGTACCCATCGCTGCTCGCGCTCGCGGGCGGCGCCTTGGCGTTCCTGCCTGCCGGCCCCGAGATCGCGATCGATCCTGAACTCGCGCTCGCTCTGTTCGTGGCGCCGGTCCTGCTCGACGCTGCATTCGATACCTCGCCGCGCGATCTGAAGCGCAACCTTGCGCCGCTGCTGTCTCTGGTGTTCGTCATGGTTGCGCTTACCGTCGCCGCTGTCGCTTTCGTCGGCTGGAAGTGGGGTGGGCTGCCGATCGCTGCCGCAATCGCGCTCGGCGCCATCGTCGCGCCGCCGGACGCGGTCGCCGCTTCCGCCGTGCTCGGCTCGCTGAAGCTGCCGCGCCGCATCACGCAAATCCTGCAAGGCGAGAGCCTCTTCAACGACGCCCCCGCGCTGTTGATCTATCGCTTCGCCGTGTCAGCCGCCGTCGGCGGCTTCACCTGGGCCAGCGCCGGACCAGCGATCGCGATCGCCGGCGTCGGCAGCGTCATCGCCGGTTTCGCGCTTGCGCACATTTACACATTCGCTACCCGCCGCATCACCGACGCCGCCAGCAGCACCGTGATGACGTTCGTCTGCACATTCGGCGTTTGGATTCTGGCCGAACACCTTCACCTCTCGGCCATCATCACCATGGTCGTCTACGCCATGACGCTCGCGGCCACTATCCCGCTGAACACGTCAGCACGCTTGCGCGTCAGCACGTACTCGGTCTGGGAAACCGTAATTTTCGTGTTGAACGTGCTCGCTTTCGTCATCATGGGCCTACAGGTGCGGCCCATCCTCGCGCGCCTCCAAGGCGCCGAATTGGAGCAAGCGCTTTGGTTCAGTGGCGCGGTGCTCGCTACGGTCATCATCATCCGCATCGTTTACGTGATGTCCTACGGCGTCGCCGTGCGCGCCAAGAACCGGATGTTTGGCGTTCACCTGAGCGATGGACTCGAACCGCCCACCGTGCGCGGCGGCCTGCTGGTGTCGTGGTGCGGCATGCGCGGGCTAGTGACTTTAGCGACCGCATTTGCCCTACCGCAGGCTTTTCCGGGCCGCGATCTCATCGTGCTATCCGCATTCGTCGTCGTCATCGGTACGCTCGTGGTTCAGGGGCTGACACTGAAGCCGCTGCTGAGCCTGCTCAAGTTCGGCGCCGACAACGTCGTCGAGCAGGAGGTTTCGCGCGGCCGCGTCGCCATCATGCAAACGGCGCTCGACGCTCTGGCCAACAACGAGTCCGAAGAAGCAGCGCTTGCGCGCGCGGCCTACACCGCCGCGAAAACCATCGCCGGCAGCAAGACACCACAAGCCGCGACCAAGTATGAAAAACTCAAACTGAAGATCATACCTAAGCAGCGCGCCAAACTTTCCGAGATGCGCGAGAGCGGCGAAATCAGCGATGAAGCCTTCCACCGCCTCGAGGAAGAGCTGGACTGGGCCGAGCTTAGCGCCGCACCCGCCGGCCACTTCCAGCCTTTAACCACGGATTGA
- the murB gene encoding UDP-N-acetylmuramate dehydrogenase: MSDFPAVRGQLLRGESLAPFTWFRVGGPADALFLPADTDDLAQFLAALPNDVPVLPIGVGSNLIVRDGGVPGVTIRLAGRQFAQIEPLDGARIKAGAGVLDSMVAKGAAKAGIAGLEFYAGIPGTIGGALTMNAGCYGRETKDVLVEATVMTRTSEIVVIPASEFGFTYRHNALPDGLIFLNATYQGAPDDPAAITARMGEITSKREASQPIREKTGGSTFKNPVDANGEKLSAWKLNDEAGMRGYRRGGAQVSELHANFLINTGEATAADIEGLGEDVRAAVKAKHGIELEWEIKRTGRP, translated from the coding sequence ATGAGTGATTTTCCAGCCGTGCGCGGCCAGCTCCTTAGAGGCGAAAGCCTAGCGCCATTCACCTGGTTCCGAGTGGGCGGCCCCGCCGACGCGCTCTTCCTGCCCGCCGACACCGACGATCTCGCACAATTCCTGGCGGCGCTGCCGAATGACGTTCCGGTTCTTCCCATCGGCGTCGGTTCTAACCTGATCGTACGCGACGGCGGCGTGCCGGGCGTCACCATCCGGCTCGCCGGCCGCCAGTTCGCGCAAATCGAACCGCTCGACGGCGCGCGCATCAAGGCAGGCGCCGGTGTGCTGGATTCCATGGTCGCCAAAGGCGCGGCCAAAGCTGGCATCGCCGGCCTTGAGTTTTACGCGGGCATTCCCGGCACCATCGGCGGCGCGCTCACCATGAACGCCGGCTGCTACGGCCGCGAAACCAAGGACGTGCTCGTCGAGGCCACCGTGATGACGCGCACAAGTGAAATCGTTGTCATCCCAGCGTCGGAGTTCGGCTTCACCTATCGCCACAACGCGCTGCCCGACGGGTTGATCTTCTTGAACGCCACCTACCAAGGCGCGCCCGATGATCCCGCCGCCATCACCGCGCGCATGGGAGAGATCACGTCCAAGCGCGAAGCCAGCCAGCCGATCCGCGAAAAAACCGGCGGCTCCACCTTCAAGAATCCAGTCGACGCTAACGGTGAAAAGCTTTCCGCCTGGAAGCTCAACGACGAAGCCGGCATGCGCGGCTACCGGCGCGGCGGCGCGCAAGTCAGCGAACTCCACGCCAACTTCCTCATCAACACCGGCGAAGCCACCGCCGCCGACATCGAAGGCCTAGGCGAAGACGTCCGCGCCGCGGTCAAAGCCAAGCACGGCATCGAACTCGAGTGGGAAATCAAGCGGACCGGGCGGCCCTAG
- a CDS encoding DUF6491 family protein, which translates to MLRSSLFALALISVAGCASDGATQTADNDRDCFRSSQVRGYNVIDDRHVELRVGANESYILETDWNARDLNWDQRIGLRSTTGSICTGNGLGVDIIGGEPQRRYTIVSIIRAPEPAEQAS; encoded by the coding sequence ATGTTGCGCAGCAGCCTTTTCGCACTCGCCCTCATCAGCGTCGCCGGATGCGCCAGCGATGGCGCAACGCAAACGGCCGACAACGACCGGGATTGTTTCCGCAGCAGCCAAGTGCGCGGGTATAACGTGATCGACGACCGTCATGTCGAACTGCGCGTCGGCGCTAACGAGAGCTACATCCTGGAAACCGACTGGAACGCGCGCGATCTGAATTGGGACCAGCGCATCGGGTTGCGTTCGACCACAGGGTCGATCTGCACCGGGAATGGCCTTGGCGTCGACATCATTGGCGGCGAACCGCAGCGGCGCTACACCATCGTTTCGATCATCCGCGCGCCGGAGCCGGCAGAGCAGGCAAGTTAA
- a CDS encoding DUF6491 family protein — MRFALSAPAAVAALALGACSTTETARNGSGADCFRPEQVTGYSVIDESHVRVIARAHQYVLTIQGRATELDWTRAIALQTTGGQLICPGRSTLGVYLVGGDSQLRYPISNVALEQDNTPTGS; from the coding sequence ATGCGTTTTGCACTTTCAGCGCCTGCGGCAGTCGCCGCGCTCGCACTCGGCGCCTGCTCTACGACGGAAACGGCACGCAACGGCTCCGGCGCCGATTGCTTCCGGCCGGAGCAAGTGACGGGATACTCAGTGATCGACGAGAGCCATGTGCGCGTCATCGCCCGCGCCCATCAGTACGTCTTGACGATACAGGGCCGCGCCACTGAACTCGACTGGACGCGCGCGATTGCGTTGCAAACGACCGGTGGGCAACTGATCTGTCCGGGGCGCTCGACGCTTGGCGTGTATCTGGTCGGCGGGGACTCGCAGTTGCGCTATCCGATTTCAAACGTCGCGCTCGAGCAGGATAACACGCCGACCGGCAGCTAA
- a CDS encoding HAD family hydrolase: MPDTAHRAPKPLRAAIIYDFDGTLARGNLQEHSFIPDLGIDHDVFWKDVKRLAKTSDADEILVYMQQMIERSRKLGKAVTRERLREHGATPSFFDGVESWFPRLDSFASDQGLDLDHYVVSSGTEEMIEGCSIYPHFKRVFASRFIYNEKGEAVWPAVAVNYTNKTQFLFRINKGIENVWDTQAINRWMRAEERPLPFERMIFIGDGDTDIPSMKMVTDQGGTAVAVLDPDRWNDPLKVSHIHLLIAEDRVNYVAPADYLPGSQLDVIVKGALQRIALRAGLPIAS, from the coding sequence ATGCCAGACACCGCCCACCGCGCGCCCAAACCCCTGCGCGCCGCCATCATCTATGATTTCGACGGCACGCTCGCGCGCGGCAACCTGCAGGAACACTCGTTCATCCCCGATCTCGGCATCGATCACGACGTGTTCTGGAAGGACGTGAAGCGTCTGGCCAAGACCTCCGACGCCGACGAAATCCTCGTCTACATGCAGCAGATGATCGAGCGCTCGCGCAAGCTCGGCAAAGCCGTCACCCGCGAACGCCTGCGCGAACACGGCGCGACGCCATCTTTCTTCGACGGCGTCGAAAGCTGGTTTCCGCGTCTCGATTCATTCGCCTCGGATCAAGGCCTCGACCTCGATCACTACGTCGTCTCGTCCGGCACCGAGGAAATGATCGAAGGCTGCTCGATTTATCCGCACTTCAAGCGCGTGTTCGCGTCGCGCTTTATCTACAACGAGAAGGGCGAAGCGGTGTGGCCGGCGGTGGCGGTGAACTACACCAACAAGACGCAGTTCTTGTTCCGCATCAACAAGGGCATTGAAAACGTGTGGGACACCCAGGCGATCAATCGCTGGATGCGCGCTGAAGAACGTCCGCTGCCATTCGAGCGCATGATCTTCATCGGCGACGGCGACACCGACATTCCGTCGATGAAAATGGTCACCGACCAAGGCGGCACGGCGGTCGCCGTGCTTGATCCCGATCGCTGGAACGATCCGCTCAAGGTCAGCCATATCCATTTGCTGATCGCGGAAGACCGCGTGAACTACGTGGCGCCGGCTGACTACCTCCCAGGCAGCCAGCTCGACGTCATCGTAAAGGGCGCCCTGCAACGCATCGCCTTACGCGCAGGGCTGCCGATCGCGTCTTAG
- the murC gene encoding UDP-N-acetylmuramate--L-alanine ligase, translated as MIRRAIPFDTGTIHFVGIGGIGMSGIASVMKNLGYEVTGSDAKESANIDRLRECGITVTIGHKAENTANAGVVVISSAIKDGNPEVDTARARGVPIVRRAEMLAEIMRLKWNVAVGGTHGKTTTTSMIAALLDAGQKDPTVINGGIINAYGANSRMGEGEWMVVEADESDGTFTRLRATAVVVTNMDPEHLDHYGTAEAMNEAYKTFVENIPFYGFAVMCLDHPQVQALAAQVRDRRIISYGFNPQADVCAVNVRPSREGSTFDVVARKKGEGPGVTMHDLFLPVAGRHNVQNAVAAIAVARELGVTDAGIRTGLKKFSGVKRRFTTTGYWNEVRIVDDYGHHPVEIAAVLSAAREMTGGRVLAVVQPHRYTRLRDLFQDFSTCFNDADIVCVADVYSAGETPIEDVNSDALVISLKSHGHRDARRIASLDSLPDFVRAEAKPGDIVVCLGAGDITAYANALPAKLGAAAA; from the coding sequence ATGATCCGTCGCGCCATTCCTTTCGATACCGGGACCATCCATTTCGTCGGCATTGGCGGCATCGGCATGTCCGGCATCGCGTCGGTGATGAAGAACCTCGGCTACGAGGTGACCGGCTCCGACGCCAAGGAAAGCGCTAACATCGATCGCCTGCGCGAATGCGGCATCACCGTCACCATCGGCCACAAAGCCGAGAACACGGCGAACGCCGGCGTCGTGGTGATTTCCTCCGCCATCAAGGACGGCAACCCGGAAGTTGACACCGCGCGCGCTCGCGGCGTGCCGATCGTCCGGCGCGCCGAAATGCTCGCGGAGATTATGCGCCTGAAGTGGAACGTCGCCGTCGGCGGCACCCACGGCAAAACCACCACCACCTCCATGATCGCCGCATTGCTCGACGCCGGCCAAAAAGATCCGACCGTGATCAATGGCGGCATCATCAACGCCTACGGCGCCAATTCGCGCATGGGCGAGGGCGAGTGGATGGTGGTTGAGGCCGATGAAAGCGACGGCACCTTCACGCGTCTCCGCGCCACCGCCGTCGTCGTCACCAACATGGACCCCGAGCACCTCGATCATTACGGCACCGCCGAAGCGATGAACGAGGCCTACAAAACCTTCGTCGAGAACATCCCGTTCTATGGCTTCGCCGTGATGTGCCTCGATCACCCGCAAGTCCAAGCGCTGGCCGCCCAAGTGCGCGACCGCCGCATCATCTCCTACGGCTTCAACCCGCAAGCCGACGTTTGCGCCGTCAACGTCCGCCCCTCGCGCGAAGGCTCAACCTTCGACGTGGTGGCGCGCAAGAAGGGCGAAGGCCCGGGCGTGACGATGCACGACCTCTTTTTGCCGGTGGCCGGCCGTCACAACGTACAGAACGCCGTCGCGGCCATCGCTGTGGCGCGTGAGCTTGGCGTCACCGACGCCGGCATCCGCACCGGCTTGAAGAAATTCTCCGGCGTGAAGCGCCGCTTCACCACCACCGGCTACTGGAACGAAGTCCGCATCGTCGACGATTACGGCCACCACCCGGTCGAAATCGCCGCCGTACTCTCCGCCGCGCGCGAAATGACAGGCGGCCGCGTGCTCGCTGTGGTGCAGCCGCACCGCTACACGCGCCTGCGCGACCTCTTCCAAGACTTCTCCACCTGCTTCAACGACGCCGACATCGTCTGCGTCGCCGACGTCTACAGCGCCGGCGAAACCCCAATCGAAGACGTGAACTCCGACGCGCTGGTGATTTCGCTAAAAAGCCACGGCCACCGCGACGCGCGGCGTATCGCAAGCCTAGACTCGCTGCCAGACTTCGTGCGCGCTGAAGCCAAACCAGGCGACATCGTCGTGTGCTTAGGCGCGGGCGACATCACCGCGTACGCTAATGCGCTTCCCGCCAAGCTCGGTGCGGCGGCGGCATGA
- a CDS encoding RNA polymerase sigma factor, with protein sequence MDAAEEARLIGLARGGDFRAFGHLVDAHQSAVRAFLRRLTGNDADADDLAQEAFARTWAVLNRFDGASSLRTFICGVAFQYWRRERRSSSRRQARDTAYAELSDTEAEPHARAAQRLALRQAMDQLPEDQRAVLALCLGQDFTHQEAAEILKLPLGTVKSHVTRGRARLQTALGISAESAP encoded by the coding sequence ATGGACGCTGCCGAAGAGGCGCGTTTGATCGGCTTGGCGCGCGGGGGCGACTTCCGCGCGTTCGGCCACCTCGTCGATGCGCACCAGTCAGCCGTTCGCGCTTTCCTGCGCCGCCTCACCGGCAACGACGCCGATGCGGACGATCTGGCGCAGGAGGCCTTCGCCCGCACCTGGGCCGTGCTCAATCGCTTCGACGGCGCGTCCAGCTTGCGCACCTTCATTTGCGGCGTCGCCTTCCAATACTGGCGCCGAGAACGCCGCTCCTCGTCGCGCCGCCAAGCGCGCGACACCGCCTACGCCGAACTCTCAGACACCGAGGCCGAGCCACACGCCCGCGCCGCGCAACGCCTTGCGCTCCGCCAAGCCATGGATCAGCTTCCCGAGGATCAGCGCGCCGTGCTGGCGCTCTGCCTCGGTCAGGACTTCACGCACCAGGAAGCCGCCGAGATTTTGAAGCTGCCGCTCGGCACTGTGAAATCGCACGTGACGCGCGGCCGCGCGCGTCTACAAACAGCGCTGGGCATCAGCGCGGAGAGCGCCCCATGA
- a CDS encoding UDP-N-acetylglucosamine--N-acetylmuramyl-(pentapeptide) pyrophosphoryl-undecaprenol N-acetylglucosamine transferase — protein MPKKVVVIAAGGTGGHLFPAAAFAEEMFRRDWRVVLMTDARGRRYAEGFPAERIEDVPAASISANPITALPAAFKIMRGINEAKRRFTELPPNLVAGFGGYPSFPALMAARAHKAPILIHEQNAVLGRVNRSMATSAKIVACGFDRLDRLPEKAASYKHVVGNPVRLPILAVRERPYPGAPAGGRLNILIIGGSQGARLFGEVIPAAIAKLPDALRQRLDIVHQVREEQVEAARTSYKTAKVNAEVAPFFTDMGQRLGACHLVISRAGASSVTELQVAGRPAILIPFAAAADDHQAANAEGLTAVGAADLFTEAEFEPIALSNLLERRLADPHGLAVRAAAARSSARPEAAKTLADLAESVAA, from the coding sequence ATGCCGAAGAAAGTCGTCGTCATTGCTGCGGGCGGAACCGGTGGACACTTGTTTCCCGCCGCCGCCTTCGCTGAAGAAATGTTCCGCCGCGACTGGCGCGTCGTGCTGATGACGGACGCGCGCGGCCGCCGCTATGCCGAAGGCTTTCCAGCCGAGCGCATCGAAGATGTTCCCGCCGCTAGCATTTCAGCGAACCCAATCACTGCGCTGCCCGCCGCCTTCAAAATCATGCGCGGCATCAACGAAGCAAAGCGCCGGTTCACTGAACTGCCACCGAACTTGGTCGCCGGCTTCGGCGGCTACCCATCGTTCCCCGCGCTGATGGCCGCGCGCGCGCACAAGGCGCCCATCTTGATCCACGAACAAAATGCCGTGCTCGGCCGCGTCAATCGCTCGATGGCGACCAGTGCGAAGATCGTCGCCTGCGGCTTCGATCGCCTCGATCGTCTGCCGGAGAAGGCTGCGTCCTACAAACACGTCGTCGGTAACCCTGTGCGTTTGCCGATCCTCGCCGTGCGCGAGCGTCCGTATCCCGGAGCACCCGCCGGTGGGCGTCTCAACATCCTCATCATCGGCGGCAGCCAAGGCGCGCGCTTGTTCGGCGAAGTCATCCCCGCCGCCATCGCGAAGCTGCCCGACGCGCTTCGCCAGCGTTTGGACATCGTGCACCAAGTCCGCGAGGAGCAGGTCGAAGCAGCGCGCACCAGCTACAAGACAGCCAAGGTCAACGCCGAAGTCGCACCCTTCTTCACCGACATGGGCCAGCGCCTCGGCGCCTGCCATCTCGTGATCTCGCGCGCCGGCGCTTCGTCCGTCACAGAACTCCAAGTCGCCGGCCGCCCCGCGATCCTGATCCCGTTCGCCGCCGCCGCCGACGATCACCAGGCCGCCAACGCCGAAGGTCTCACCGCCGTCGGCGCCGCCGATCTCTTCACCGAAGCCGAGTTCGAACCAATCGCGCTCTCCAACCTGCTAGAGCGCCGCCTCGCCGACCCCCATGGCCTCGCCGTCCGCGCCGCCGCCGCCCGGTCCTCGGCCAGGCCCGAAGCCGCCAAAACCTTGGCTGATCTCGCCGAATCCGTCGCCGCCTAG